In Eucalyptus grandis isolate ANBG69807.140 chromosome 4, ASM1654582v1, whole genome shotgun sequence, the following proteins share a genomic window:
- the LOC104442179 gene encoding uncharacterized protein LOC104442179 has protein sequence METAGVLFRPSLFTPFTFNAVSAVRKPLGPRSRSFTSCRRPRISSVSVSCKSPPDEGSSDFDGNNTSSPLKPTWVSVRAFRRIKDFAYSCTRKLVSSGQERGEPEEVADGCGGCGYLQNGGIGIVLLTLTYSAKVKISPFVATLAANPTFVSGLLAWFFAQSVKVVLNFFVERIWDLRFLFACGGMPSSHSALCTALTTSVALCHGMADSLFPVCLGFSLIVMYDAIGVRRHAGMQAEVLNMIVEDLFQGHPIRKRKLKELLGHTPSQVVAGALLGFVVACTCHWACSVAA, from the exons ATGGAGACCGCCGGCGTCCTGTTCAGACCGTCGTTGTTCACGCCTTTCACCTTCAATGCCGTGAGCGCTGTCCGGAAGCCACTCGGTCCGAGGAGCCGCTCATTCACTAGTTGCAGGAGACCCAGGATCTCTTCTGTCTCCGTTTCTTGTAAATCTCCTCCGGACGAAGGAAGTTCCGATTTTGATGGCAATAACACGAGTTCCCCGTTGAAACCCACCTGGGTTTCGGTCAGAGCCTTCAGAAGGATCAAAGACTTTGCGTATTCGTGCACCCGGAAGCTGGTTTCTAGTGGGCAAGAACGTGGGGAGCCGGAGGAGGTTGCGGACGGTTGCGGTGGTTGTGGATATTTACAGAATGGAGGGATAGGGATTGTTTTGCTGACTTTGACTTACAGTGCGAAGGTCAAGATCAGTCCTTTCGTCGCGACATTGGCCGCGAACCCGACTTTTGTTTCGGGTCTGTTGGCTTGGTTTTTCGCTCAATCGGTGAAGGTGGTACTGAATTTCTTTGTGGAGAGGATATGGGATTTGAGGTTTTTGTTTGCCTGTGGAGGCATGCCCTCTTCTCACTCGGCTTTGTGTACTGCTTTAACTACTTCGGTGGCGCTGTGTCATGGCATGGCGGATTCATTGTTTCCAGTTTGCTTGGGGTTCAGCTTGATTGTTATGTATGATGCCATTGGTGTACGGCGACATGCTGGCATGCAAGCTGAG GTTCTGAACATGATAGTCGAGGATTTATTTCAAGGGCATCCTATTCGTAAACGAAAGCTCAAGGAGCTATTAGGCCACACACCATCACAGGTTGTCGCTGGAGCTCTGCTCGGCTTCGTGGTTGCCTGTACCTGTCATTGGGCATGCTCGGTTGCAGCCTGA
- the LOC104442181 gene encoding phosphatidylinositol 4-kinase gamma 4 produces the protein MSSAGVAVSLIRNDSFVFPSLFDHQSCASTKEPILIYITCPGLITPLRVRETDSIESVKLQIQSCRGFVTRNQKLVCRGRELSRNNSLVRDYGVEDGNVLHLVLRLSDLQVIHVRTTCGKEFTFHVERNKDVGYVKQQIAKKGRGIIDSDEQEVVCNGERIEDQRLIEDLSKQTGAVIHLLVRKPAKVRPRPVDKNFELSIVATELNDSRKYDAGKENDQRQGGVWEECNRKEGEFDGHLVNGKPPEKKICLEPILVNPTIKLSTFMWDMINSSFEGMECGYQPVRSMEGTGGAYFMQDSFGQKYISVFKPIDEEPMAINNPNGLPMSENGEGLKKGTKVGEGAFREVAAYLLDHPKTRRRCPTFYGIAEGFAGVPPTVMVKCLNTGFNHANNVSKKIGSLQMFVENEGSCEDMGPGSFPVNEVHKISVLDIRLANADRHAGNILLSKEGDRGQPVLIPIDHGYCLPESFEDCTFDWLYWPQARQPYSPETIDYIRSLDAEEDIALLKFHGWDLPLKCARVLRISTMLLKKGVKRGLTPFAIGSIMCRETLNRWSTIEEIVQEAEESLLPDSSESAFLDAVSQVMDSYLDEIAGHHPGYSK, from the exons ATGTCATCCGCCGGTGTTGCTGTGAGTCTTATCCGCAATGACTCTTTCGTCTTCCCGAGTCTGTTTGATCACCAATCGTGTGCATCCACCAAAGAACCGATATTGATTTACATCACCTGTCCTGGGTTGATAACGCCATTGCGAGTGCGAGAGACCGATTCGATTGAGTCCGTGAAACTGCAGATCCAGAGCTGTAGAGGTTTTGTCACGAGAAATCAAAAGTTGGTCTGTAGGGGCCGAGAACTCTCGAGGAATAATTCTCTAGTTCGGGACTATGGTGTGGAGGATGGAAATGTGCTGCACTTGGTGCTCAGGCTTTCGGATCTCCAGGTCATCCATGTAAGGACGACATGTGGGAAGGAATTCACTTTCCATGTGGAGCGGAACAAGGATGTTGGGTACGTCAAGCAACAGATTGCTAAGAAAGGGAGAGGTATCATTGACTCTGATGAGCAAGAAGTTGTTTGCAATGGAGAGAGAATCGAAGATCAGAGACTTATTGAGGATCTTTCTAAGCAAACCGGTGCGGTGATACATTTGCTGGTTCGGAAACCTGCTAAGGTTAGACCTAGGCCTGTTGATAAGAACTTTGAATTGTCTATTGTAGCAACAGAATTGAATGATAGTAGAAAGTATGATGCTGGCAAAGAGAATGACCAGCGACAAGGTGGTGTTTGGGAAGAGTGCAACAGGAAAGAGGGTGAATTTGATGGACACTTGGTCAATGGGAAGCCTCCAGAGAAAAAAATCTGCTTGGAGCCAATTCTTGTTAACCCTACAATTAAATTGTCTACTTTCATGTGGGATATGATCAATTCGTCCTTTGAGGGAATGGAATGTGGTTATCAGCCAGTAAGGTCCATGGAGGGTACAGGAGGAGCTTATTTCATGCAAGATTCATTTGGGCAGAAGTATATTTCTGTTTTTAAGCCAATTGATGAGGAACCCATGGCTATCAACAACCCTAATGGTTTGCCTATGTCTGAAAATGGTGAAGGACTTAAAAAGGGTACAAAGGTTGGAGAAGGAGCCTTTAGAGAAGTTGCGGCTTACCTTTTGGATCATCCAAAGACTCGGCGTCGGTGCCCTACATTTTATGGCATTGCAGAAGGTTTTGCTGGAGTTCCGCCTACTGTAATGGTTAAGTGCTTGAATACAGGTTTTAACCATGCAAACAATGTAAGTAAGAAGATTGGGTCTTTGCAAATGTTCGTGGAGAATGAGGGCAGTTGTGAGGACATGGGACCTGGGTCCTTTCCTGTGAATGAAGTGCACAAAATCTCTGTCTTGGACATAAGATTGGCTAATGCAGATCGGCATGCTGGAAATATTCTCTTGAGTAAAGAGGGAGACAGGGGCCAACCAGTCTTGATTCCAATTGATCACGGATACTGCTTGCCTGAAAGT TTTGAAGATTGCACATTTGATTGGCTGTACTGGCCACAAGCTCGCCAGCCTTACTCACCTGAGACAATTGACTACATAAGATCTTTGGATGCTGAAGAAGATATTGCCCTTTTGAAATTCCATGGCTGGGACCTTCCCCTTAAATGTGCCCGTGTGCTCCGCATATCAACGATGCTGCTGAAGAAGGGAGTAAAAAGAGGCCTCACTCCCTTTGCAATTGGGAGCATCATGTGCAGAGAGACCTTGAACAGGTGGTCCACAATTGAGGAGATTGTGCAGGAAGCAGAAGAATCTTTGCTCCCTGATAGCAGCGAATCTGCATTTCTTGATGCTGTATCCCAAGTGATGGATAGCTACCTCGATGAGATTGCCGGTCACCATCCTGGATACTCAAAGTAG